The following are encoded in a window of Kitasatospora fiedleri genomic DNA:
- the pyrF gene encoding orotidine-5'-phosphate decarboxylase, whose amino-acid sequence MTDTTPFGTRLRAALDTRGQLCVGIDPHASLLTAWGLNDDLAGLETFSRTVVEALADRVAVLKPQSAFFERFGSRGIAVLERAVAEARAAGALVLMDAKRGDIGSTMAAYAETFLAPDSPLFSDALTVSPYLGFGSLQPAVDLAHANGCGLFALALTSNPEGHEVQRAVGADGRSVAQAVLDRLAAENAGAEPLGSFGAVVGATLADAGVDLAINGPLLAPGVGAQGATAADLPRVFGDQVRNVVPSVSRDVLRHGPSVAALRQAAQVFVDDVRGVTNAWAIGRQLG is encoded by the coding sequence ATGACTGACACCACGCCCTTCGGCACCCGCCTGCGCGCCGCCCTCGACACCCGGGGCCAGCTCTGCGTCGGCATCGACCCGCACGCCTCGCTGCTCACCGCCTGGGGCCTGAACGACGACCTGGCCGGGCTGGAGACCTTCTCCCGCACGGTGGTCGAGGCGCTGGCCGACCGGGTCGCGGTGCTCAAGCCGCAGTCCGCGTTCTTCGAGCGCTTCGGCAGCCGCGGCATCGCCGTGCTGGAGCGCGCGGTGGCCGAGGCCCGGGCGGCCGGGGCGCTGGTGCTGATGGACGCCAAGCGCGGCGACATCGGCTCGACCATGGCCGCGTACGCCGAGACCTTCCTGGCGCCGGACAGCCCGCTGTTCTCCGACGCGCTCACCGTCAGCCCCTACCTGGGCTTCGGCTCGCTCCAGCCGGCCGTGGACCTGGCGCACGCCAACGGCTGCGGCCTATTCGCGCTGGCGCTGACCTCCAACCCGGAGGGGCACGAGGTGCAGCGCGCGGTCGGCGCGGACGGGCGGAGCGTGGCGCAGGCGGTGCTGGACCGGCTGGCGGCGGAGAACGCGGGCGCCGAGCCGCTCGGGTCGTTCGGCGCGGTGGTCGGCGCGACCCTCGCGGACGCCGGGGTGGACCTGGCGATCAACGGCCCGCTGCTGGCCCCCGGGGTGGGCGCGCAGGGCGCCACCGCGGCCGACCTGCCGCGGGTCTTCGGCGACCAGGTGCGCAACGTGGTGCCCTCGGTCAGCCGGGACGTGCTCAGGCACGGACCGTCGGTGGCGGCGCTCCGGCAGGCCGCGCAGGTGTTCGTCGACGATGTGAGGGGCGTCACAAACGCCTGGGCAATCGGCCGCCAACTCGGTTGA
- the rpoZ gene encoding DNA-directed RNA polymerase subunit omega has protein sequence MSSSMTAPEGIINPPIDELLEATDSKYSLVIYAAKRARQINAYYSQLGEGLLEYVGPLVDTHVHEKPLSIALREINAGLLTAEAIEGA, from the coding sequence GTGTCCTCTTCGATGACCGCGCCCGAGGGCATCATCAACCCGCCGATCGACGAGCTGCTCGAGGCCACCGACTCCAAGTACAGCCTGGTGATCTACGCGGCCAAGCGGGCCCGCCAGATCAACGCGTACTACTCCCAGCTGGGCGAGGGCCTGCTGGAGTACGTCGGCCCGCTGGTCGACACCCACGTGCACGAGAAGCCGCTGTCGATCGCGCTGCGCGAGATCAACGCCGGCCTGCTCACCGCCGAGGCGATCGAGGGCGCCTGA
- the gmk gene encoding guanylate kinase → MSERPRLTVLSGPSGVGKSTVVAHMRKQFPEVWLSVSATTRHPRPGERDGVQYHFVDHEQFDKLVANGELLEWAVFAGNRYGTPRQAVLDKLDKGEPVLLEIDLQGARQVKESMPEAQLVFLAPPSWEELVRRLTGRGTEPKDVIDERLAVAKVELAAEAEFDTTLVNTSVEQVAAELLALLGVA, encoded by the coding sequence ATGAGTGAGCGTCCGCGGCTGACCGTGCTCTCCGGCCCCTCCGGGGTCGGCAAGAGCACGGTCGTCGCTCATATGAGGAAGCAGTTCCCCGAGGTCTGGCTGTCGGTGTCGGCGACGACCCGGCACCCGCGCCCCGGTGAGCGCGACGGCGTGCAGTACCACTTCGTCGACCACGAGCAGTTCGACAAGCTGGTGGCCAACGGCGAGCTGCTGGAGTGGGCGGTCTTCGCCGGGAACCGGTACGGGACGCCGCGCCAGGCGGTGCTCGACAAGCTCGACAAGGGCGAGCCGGTGCTGCTGGAGATCGACCTCCAGGGCGCCCGGCAGGTCAAGGAGTCGATGCCCGAGGCGCAGCTGGTCTTCCTGGCCCCGCCGAGCTGGGAGGAGCTGGTCCGCCGGCTCACCGGCCGGGGCACCGAGCCGAAGGACGTGATCGACGAGCGGCTCGCGGTGGCGAAGGTCGAGCTGGCGGCCGAGGCGGAGTTCGACACGACCCTTGTCAACACCTCCGTCGAGCAGGTAGCGGCCGAACTGCTAGCCTTGCTCGGTGTAGCCTGA
- the mihF gene encoding integration host factor, actinobacterial type, protein MALPPLTPEQRTAALAKAAEARRKRADVKNRLKHSGASLHDVIKAGKSDDEVIGKMKVSALLESLPGVGKVRAKQIMERLGISESRRVRGLGTNQIASLEREFGGAAS, encoded by the coding sequence GTGGCTCTTCCGCCCCTTACTCCCGAACAGCGCACCGCCGCGCTCGCCAAGGCCGCCGAGGCTCGCCGGAAGCGTGCCGACGTCAAGAACCGGCTGAAGCACTCGGGCGCCTCGCTGCACGACGTCATCAAGGCCGGCAAGTCCGACGACGAGGTCATCGGCAAGATGAAGGTCTCCGCCCTGCTGGAGTCCCTGCCGGGCGTCGGCAAGGTGCGCGCCAAGCAGATCATGGAGCGCCTGGGCATCTCCGAGAGCCGTCGCGTGCGCGGCCTCGGTACGAACCAGATCGCTTCCCTGGAGCGCGAGTTCGGCGGCGCCGCCTCCTGA